TCCCAAAGTTTGGGACTTCACTCTTGAATCTGCTCCAGGAACTCAGGAGACGCTTCCTATACTTGTCTAGAACAGCTGTCACGCACAGGACATCACTGCACATCCCTACTTGGATAAATGCGTCATCGCAAAGAGGTCTGCAGCTGACTAGCACTTATGTTCAAAGGACTAGCTACAGGTCTACTCTCACAGCTCAAGAAGAAACATTCCCAAGAAGCCTGTCAGATTTGTTAACCTGACTAGAATTTAGAGAACatatcatttctttaaaatatacatatgcagagagaaagagagcgctCCCATACCTTGACTATGCTGCCGTCTGTGACCtcagaaacaaaacatatttttccccatAGGCTGAGATTTATACTGTCTGCATGCTTCGAAAGTTCTTAAAACTTTTCCCCCCCAAGTCTTTGTCTACAAGTCCCCATTCATTCTAGAAGCTCTGAGGAACAtaactttcttttaaacataGAATACAATTTCTGCAATTCTCCCAGGCCAAAGCTACGTGCATTTTACTTCCACACAGGCAACCTCAATTTTGTACAAACAAAAAGCTACAGAGGAGTTCAGTTAGTAGTGGTTCAGTAGGTAGAATACTCGCGGTCAAGTCTTAGAGCAGAGCATTAATAATGGTTTCATAAGTTCAGTTTTGGAAGTGAAAGGGGAAGGGCTTTTGACATGTTCACTATGATAAAAACGTAAATACAAATCAGTTTAAATGGGAAACTTATTTAAGCCCTAGGCAGTCAAATTACTTTTCAGAGTCATGGCTCACACCGGCAAAGCTGAGTTtcaggaaggggagaggaagttTGCCAGTCAGAAAGCaagagtaattttaaaatagttcttcAGTCATAGCAATCCAcaaccaaaaggaaaaataatgattgCAAGCTGCTGATGATTTAAGATGAAGAGGCCTTATTTTACCACCCCCATTTGACACTCCTCGCCAAGAACCAGAATCGGAGTCAAAAAAGCAGCTCCAACACCTACCCGCATACAGTGTAGAGCATTGGCAAGACCCATGCAAAACTTACATGGTAACTTACATGGTGGTGGGGACAAGCCATTTCGATTTAAAGTGCCCCCCATTAATACAAAGTTCATCTCCTCAGCAGAACATTGAAAGACTTCAATATATCTGTCCTTCATAGTCTTCTTATGACATTTCTGTGCAGCCAAAAAAGCTCGGTCTGCAGATTTCATCTGAATAAAAGCATCTCCCGATGGACGTCCCTACAAACAAAGCAGACAGATGTTTCTGGAGCTCCCACGAGGTATCAATGTAACAATACTTTGTGCCATTAGAAGCAGTCTTTACAGCCATACTTTATTTATAAGTCTCCAAAGCCAAGCTCAGTCATCCCCAGACTGCCTATTGTGGCTCTCGTTTAAACACTCCTCCTCAGAGTCTCCCACTATTGCCAGTGAACCCTAGTCCGTCCAATATATCATACAGGCATTTTCCTGACTTGTGCTAACTTCACTGAAatagtaaagtaaaaaaaaaaagttaagctatACTGTAACTTGAACCATGTTACTTCCATGgttaaaaaccaaaaacctaTGGAAGATGTCACACTTCCCAGGAGAACTTTGGTAAAACTTGGTGTCAACTCATGAGTTTAAGAACACACAATTAGAATATCTGATCCACATTTAATTacctttgaattttaaaattcaaaggtAAATACAGCCTCAAGTGCCAagttaagcaatttttttttgttaaggctGATATGGGCTGGAATATTTTAGGAGGGTGCTAGGCTAAGGCTGATAAAGAAGGTGGGCTTGGTATGCATTTGTGGGGAAAATACAGCCTTCCAGACAGCTATAAGTGAGAAGGGTATACAATTGGGAGGAACTATTTTAGCCACACACAGCTGTTGGCTTGAAATAGCCAAAAAAGAAGGTAGAAATCTGAAGTCAGCTCTAAATTAAGTTTTGGGCCAGTTCTTCTAGTTTGAGAAAAGAACTACATTGCCATTCTTTACACACTTGTTCAGGACTAATGGACGGAAGCCAGAAATGGTGGGAGTAGATAGAAGGTTCAGAAAGATTTAAAGAAGTTGGGCAaaagaagcataaaaaaaaatccaaagaccaCCTGACTGCTTATGGCTATCCAGTGACCCTGCCCCACCGCACTTCCAATTTCTTCCTCCAGGTTTTCATCACTGCTGGCAAGGGCTGATACTAGTGTAAACTGTCTAGTTATGTTTTAGCATCTACATCTTTACACTGGTCTGTCCCTAGCTGTGCACATTCTTTAAGCATTTCTTCAGCCTTATCTATAACTAGGTCAAGCCCTCACAGAGGCAGGAATCTTAAGACAGAGGCATTATATTTACAGTCCCTTCTCCCCAACTTACTCCAGGACAAGGAAGCATTTTACAGTTAAATTTAAGCCCAGTGTTGCCCAAAACAATTTTAGAAGACCCACAATAATCATCAGTACAGCCACTCAGGGCATCTCCATAGAGTGAGAGGAGCTGCCTTCTCCTCCTTGCCTTCACCTCCCCCTAGTCACAAGACTATGCAGATAGAGGAGGAGGTCACAACATGTAGCTTAGTTGCTATCAAGTTGTTTTCTAGAAACAGTCAAAAGTAATGGCAGAGCTGTGACCATCTATACAGGTCAATGAGCTGTTAATTTTGGTGCTTAGCCGTGAGCATTTAAATGTTAATAGAAAGTAATGACACAGTTCAGAAGACCCAGAGCTTCAGCTGCTGATGTGTGCCATAGAAAATCCTTTGGTCTCTAGGAGGCTGCAGTCAGGGATGTCCTCAAATACACCTGAAGCACATTGCTCAGCAAGGCAGGCACAAGCAAGCACACTCCTTTGCAAGCTGCCATTAGTCACGCTTCTTCAGAAAATATGCCTCATGTGGGAGGAACTCTGCACACTTTTGAGCAGGGCTTTTAGTTCAAACTTCCTCCAGTGCTGGATCACAGCTGCTGCTCTAGGAGGGCATGCAGACAGGCACACACCAACCTGGGTACATGTACACCCTGAGGTTTGCAGCTTAGATTCAGACATGTGGGTCTCCATAATAGAAAGCTGCCACATTTGCTGTGCAGCGCTATAACAGCGGGGTTCAGATAAGCTAATCTATCACCACTACACTTCTAAAGCAGAGCTGAATGCCAGTCAATATCTGTAGTGTCAATCCAGAGGTGCTTTTCTACTAATGAAAATATCATCCGATGGACCGTGTTCATGTATGCAATCAGTTGGCACAGAGCAACCAGACCGTAGATCTTTGTGGCACCTACCAACCTGGTGATTTAGTACCATGTGAACTCCATGGGTCCGAATATCTGCAGAAAACTCCCCCAAGAACTCCAGAATGTCCTCAATAGTGGCAGCATAAGGAAGACCACGCAAACGTATGCAGTCTCTGACACTGGTGGGAGGCACAAATTGCTGAGGTAATACTGGAAGGATGGGCGGTGTTGGGAGAGGAATGAGAGGTGTGGAAGAGTACCTGTTCAGCACCTGTGCAAAGGAACAGAAAGCTCCCCTTAATCATTCCTCAATTCAGAAGAGGCAAACAAACTCCAATCCCATCTTTTTTTCAGTCTGGgcagtattttaaacaaatagtAGGGAAGCTAGTTTCTGGACTTACACCAAGGTAGCAGCACTCAATTCAGTTATTTTAGTAAATCCTTGGATCACTTTTGTTTGAagcttcattttcatttgcagtATTTACTTGAACTGTTATGAAAGTCTTAGAACACTTTcagcttttttccagaaaaagctgTATACCTACAAGTTTCACATTCTAAGAGGTCTTCTATCACTTGTGTTCATGACAGGGTcatgagggatttttttcctccttttccttttgaatagcCTATAGCTATGAACACTACTACCCAAAGCATCTCTTCCTCCTAAGCTTAATATAGAACACTGGGAACTAGAAGCATATTTCACTTCCAGCATTAACTTGAGATACCTTAGTCCATCAAGTAACAGCATCTGCTGGGTCACTGCATTTGAAAGAATTAAAACCCAAGTCATGCTTTAAGATTTCTTGTTATCAATTTTAACAGTAAAAAACTTGCCTAGTCAAGAGATGGTTGACTAGTCAATCACTTTGAATATTTAACTACCTTTAACTACCTCCAAGTAAGATTAGGATCCCTGTATGTTTACACAGGTTTCAGAGGCTTTTCCTAACCAGAATATAAAGTGATGCCTTACAAGACCAGACACAGAGCACCTGAGCAAGACAAGACAGGAGTGAGTTGCACCTATACTTTCTCACTATTAGTGTCACCTGCAGAACACTAAGTCATGCACCGAAATCTCTATAGGTCTGGGGGGAAAAAGAACTCCTGAGAGCTACTCCATTGCCTGGTTACAATGAAACCGCTATCAGTAGGCCATAATTTGCTCTATGGACAGGATCTTCTAGGTATGTTTAGAAGATTACTGAATTCAACCTAtgagcagctctgcagatctTCAGAGACTCATACCTTCCTCTCAGCCTCGCTTCCTTGCCCTGACTGGAGTATAACTGCAGATTCCCTTCGAGCCCCACTAATGCTAGAGGCAGCAGTTCCAAAGCCTTGCCATCCATGGCTAGGCAGACAGTGCTACCACAAGTCAGATCTGTGCTTATGGGCTCTTCATgagtcttcaaatacatcaccCTGAAGAAGCCACCCAGATCAAAAGGCTCtatttcagtgactgaaaataaatcttGATATACAAGATTTGTCACTAGCACTCCTTCTGAAGAGACCTAAGCCATCAGTGGATTGAGAAACCTTGACTAGCTCTAGTGCTTTACACTAGAGATGCTAGATTCGTCTGTTTTAACTGCTGCTTGCAGGGCTATCAGAAGCCAAAAACCAAAAGGTTTAACATATGGAGAAAAGTCATACACAGCAAGATCCTACATTTAAAGGGAGTAAAGCCTTATAGAAATTAGACAGTACTTTCCAGCAACAATCAAGAGTTAAAGGGGTGGCAGGGAAAACTCTCCAGTCACAGTCAAGCAGTATTTGCTTAAGCTATTGCATTCCAATTTAAGAGTTTGGATTACATGCTTTGTGAGTATTAAGCTTTACACCCACCTGCTGAACTTCTGCTGCAGTGCTCCTGAAGAGTTCAATGTACCTTTTCCCCAGCAAGTCCTTATGCTTTTTCAGTGCATTTTGTGCATATTCCTCACAAGCAAACAACACGAAGGCATCCCCCGTTGGCCTGCTGTCAGGGTACGTGACAAATAGgactccctcctttcctcctgttACAGGGCAGTGCTGGCCAAAGAACGTCAGCACTTCTTCTGTTGTTACATTGAAGGGAAGACCTCGCATCCTGACAATCACTTGGTTTTCTTTCGATAAGAATTGTGCAACCTCATTGGAAGTGCCTTTAACATAAGAAGCACAGAAGTACCGAAGTTTAGGCAGCCACATAAAATTGTGAGCAAGTCTGGCACAGCTCCTCCCCAGGACACCTCCTGAGCAGGTAAAGCAGCATTTGCCTCTACAGTCAGGGAAAGATGTCCCAGTCTGATAAACTAGAAATATTACATTATAGGACACTCCCCATGGAAGTCTAGCAGTGCCGCTCCTTTCTCTTTTGAAAGGGATTCAAAGCCCAAGGAAAGCAGTTTGACTCTTTTGCATGAGCAGTACCTGTCCTGCCAGGCATCTCTGCTTTCTAACTTAGAAACGCCTCCAGTGTGCTCTGAACCAAGTGTTTAGGAATCAAGGACCCAGACCGTTGGGCTCAGAAAGAACATGTGAAGGGTGAGCTAAAGGTGACTCAGGAGTTTCATCCTATTCTAATAAAACCGTCATCCTTTACAGTTTGCCAATTCTACGTTTCGTATCTCTAAGAGGCCACCATtgctcatttttatatttttactacCCTATCCAAAGCCAGCTGGTAGCAACGCTTGCACCTTAGTACAGTCCCTTCACTTACAGATATCTCAGCTTTGCAGAATTGGCTACGAAAGTTCCATTGTGCCAACCATACACTATTTTTCCTAGGTTAACGTGCAATGCTTTTACGCTCAGTGGTATAACTATTACCAATCCTTTCAATGAGCTAAGCATCTGACATCTTCCCCCCTCCAAAACCTGAACCTTAGCCATGCAGTTAGCCACCCACAACCCCCAAAACAAGTTTTGTCAGGAACCTACAAGGATCTTAAAACAGTATTGTAGATATGTAAGAGTTTGGATTAAGATCCAGTGAACTGTTATGACTGTGAACATACAAAGAAAGGTGAGACTATGGGAGGGTTATAGGGCAAGTTTTCCAGTCTTTCAATTGAAGGTTTGGAAATATTCCCGTTACACAAGTTAGATTCCCCTTTAGCATGAGAGGGGAGTAGAGGTTTGACTTGAGGAAAATCACAGTTCCATAAATCCCTCATTATTTACACTGTGaaaatctgtttgcttttacAAGCAAATCTCCACAGCAACAGCAGTCATTGTTTTGAAAGATTACTCCGGTTTTGTTTTTCCGGCAATCAATAACATTTAAGTCCTGTCAGTTAAGAAGATGACCTAGCAAATTAAATTCATATGCAGAATCAACTTGTCTGATAAAATCCTTATTTGATAGACTGCATGAGAACAGCAAGGATGTGGAAGAGAGGTAGATAAATCACAAGAGAGCTTGGACTGCTAGCAGAGCACATATTAATCAACATGCCAGCCACCCACTTGttcagaaaagaggaaatgaaaggcCACCTCCAACAAGAGCAGCTTACAGGTGCTGATGGAACAAACCCTCCCTTCCTACCCCCTAGAAATTACCTCCTGCAATTTTAAGGAAATCTTCACCTGTTGCCTTGTATacctaacaaaaagaaaagaatagaacATGTGATTGACATGCTGTTTGCACTCCTGTCAAGAAAAGGAATTTCAAAGCCAATATCACACACCTCAATGTATCGATTCCCCATGTGATGCTTGTGTCTTTGTAGCGCTAGATCTCTATGTTCTTCACTTACAAACCTCACGAGAGCCTCCCCATTCCTCCTACCTTGGGCATTGAGACAGAGTGCAGCACCTCCCCTGGAAGATTTAAGTCAAGCAAGGATTAGACTCCATGATTGAAGAAGACAAAACACTACAAAGGCACGGATAAATCCTTAGCTACTAACTTAGCAATATTTAGGCCTTTGAAGAATCTTGCTATGTCCTGGTCAGACGACTGCCATGGTAATCCTCTCGCTCGGATTACAGCATTATCGTCCACGAGTTCCATCTTGCTGCTGCaggcacagaaagaaataatGCACAGAAAAGAGTCTTCAGTGTCTGCCACACAGACAGCGCTGCTTGTCATCTGTACTCCAGTCACAAGCTTATGTCCCTGCTCCATGGCTGCTGGGCAAGGCTGGAAGGTACTGCCGCAGCAGCAAAGGCTAAGAGCTGTCACAAGCCTAAAATCACAGCAAGTCTCTCCTATTCTCTCCTACACCCTTCAGCAAGCATCTACCCTGTTAAGCCATCCCCTTTCCCAACTACCCTTTCCTGCTTTATCACATTTGCTCCTTGAGTTCTcatctttaatatattttcaacTTACTCTCCATTCCTGACACATACCAATATTTTGTGCTTCTCCATTGCCTAAACAGGCAGAGATGTCTAAAATTATAACAGTAGGTGTATAGTTTTAACCAAGTGGAATTTGAAGCAGTGCAGTTAGATATGGTCATAACTGAAGCTAAGGTTTCTTATTTGTACTGGCTTTTTATACTCTGTCACAGTCACAAGCTAAGACCAAATTTCTTCGGGGTATCTAAAGTTCCTGGCACAGAGAAGACTCCTGCCTAAAGAGCTGtgccttaaatttttttttttttttttttttatttaggccATCTCTGTGCTACTAGAGATTATTATAGCTACAGGCTACACTGGCTGCTTAGCAGGGGAATAGCTCAGCCACAGAAAGCCAGTTTTAATTGGCCATTACTGCTGCCTCTTTTGTTCTCTTACACGTTAAAAATGTGACGTAGAACAAAACACTCAGAGCTACCAAGGCTGCCAGTCTGGACAGTGTTGCACAGAAGGGACTTTGGGTTTGATTAAGAGTGTTGTTCAGCAGCAGTGAAAGAGGACTCCCTTGTACAAAAGGGCTGTGAGCACCCTGTTGTAGGAGGGTCATATTCCCTGctcatatttttgtttctcagataCCCTTTCCTGTAGGTTTCTGTCCAAAACtggttcccctcctcctccctcccaattCTATACTTTCACACTTTGTCTTAAGAAAATATAGAACTGAGGATGGAGGGGAAGAATAAGACTACATATTACCTTTTCTGATGACATGCCCTTATAGAAGCAGTTCAAACTAAACATCAAGTTTAACTTTTCACTATCATAAATAAGATGGAATCTTCTACCTCACCCCAGGATTTCATTTGTAAAAGGGAAAAAGCTTAGAATAACACTAAAACATAGCTTTCCGAACTAATCGCATTTGGATACTCTCTGCCAATactgttgctttcttttcttgccaCTTTTGGCTCAGAAGAACCAGCATCATCTACCATTGCCATGGTTCATTAATCTGGAAGAGGGAAGTATTCATGCAAGGCACAAATCTAAATAAGACCAGTTTAACACCAGTCACTTGTGTTATTGCTGGGTACTTCCTCTGCAgtagcacgggggggggggggggggggatctgtgtttgaagacagaagaacatgattacattttaaaaacagccaTCAAGAGCATATAAAGCTTTATGTTTGAAACATGTTTGGGAAGAGGACAATCATCCTAGTTTATGCAATCTACTGATAAAATGCTGTTGTTTCGCACAGTATCTTTACAGAAGTGTTTTTCCTATACAAAATAGGAGTTCCTGAACACACCTTATGCTATACTTTTCCCACActttgtttcaaaattaaaaccAATAAGGTTACTCCTGGAAGACACTTCAGTTCTTTGTCAATAGCAAAGCATGCTTAGCGCTCGCTGTAAGTACTCGTTAGCCAAACCAGAACTACCAACAGCTAACAAACAACATCTAAACCTAGCAAGAAAACTGTCTTACAATCAATGCAACTTTCTATTCCCTTTCCTGTTAAAGTATCCTAATTTATTCTGCAACAGGGGCAAGATAAAAATTTGCCAATTATGAGTACAGAAGAGTACACCTTATGTAAGCAAGGTCTTAAAAAGGCAGCAGGAAGATACTTACCAAGGCCCACTTTCAAATTTGTAATTCACTCTTTCTGGATCTGAAAACCTGTGATCTATGAAATACAatagaagttattttctttttccttaacgtataagacagacagaaaaaagaaatacaaaaaaatagcTCATCAGTCACTTACTGTATGGTTCAGATATTAGCGTTAAAATAATATTCCCCATATCTTCAACTTGAGAGGATCCAtatggaagcgctgggctgcccTTGCCAAGATTTAGATCTTTAGGCTGGAGTTAAGTCAATCATCATTGAATAGATTTCTAATTGGCCTCTTGCTAGAGCAACAAGCTTTCATGTTATCCTTGATCGTAAGTCAGCTTCTCAGGGGAAGATTTAATCCATTTTCCTGCTGGGATAAAATAGCTGATCTGGGTTAGCAGCTGACTCTGCCTCTGAACACTGCCACCTGCGGGAGCATGACATCACTCCAGAAAGTGGCTGGGGACAGGAGAGACCCCGTAATAAGGGCATTTAAATTTAATACAGTCATGCATTATGTACAGCTGTAAGACAGATGCACTCTTGCATGGACAGCACTGAGTCCTGTCCTTTGTAATTAAAGTCTTCCTTAATCTCTAGGGGAAGCAAACGCAATAACTACAAACTCCAAGAATAAGAGGATGtagcaaatattttctaaacaaataAATCCCAAAGTGGAATAAATATCTTAGTTAACTGCTTTGACAAAATTCAAGTGATACCTTCCCTAGGTCTAGCCTATTAGCATAAAACTAGGGGTATAACTTCCGGTAGCAGAAGCATGATGGGAATCGAGCAAGAGTGCACTGCTGTGGCTAAGCCAAAGACAAAGCAGAACCCCACAGCCCATATATTCTTTGCCCTGGAGTGTTTTGGAAGAGAACAGTAAGGATAAGACAAGGCAGGAAGTGTTGTTTCTCAGAAACACAAGCTGTAGACTGACCAGATAAAAATCCACGTTCATAGATGATGGCATGTGCTTCTTAAATTGTACTCCCTCCTtttttgcatagatttttttaaacctagtttACTACGGTGCCTCTCCCTCTTCCTGTCAtatctgccctgctctgcagttTGGTGTTACAGAACTGGGAGATTACTTGCAACTCAGCTCCCTCACTTATACAACCAGTTTTTAAAAAggcctttcccctcccccaccgccctctttgagggggggagggaggaggacaagtacCAGAACAGTGAAGTAGAAAGCAGTTTGGGAACTGGACTTGCTTTGAAAGACTTGCCTCATCACTTTATGTCAAGACTTTAGAGCAGAAGCACAAGAATTTCTTAAACAATGAGACCTGGCAGCACAGTAATTCCAGATATTCCAAGAAGTCAAAGGCACTGTTCGCCTACATTTTGATTTCCACAAAACTACATTAGAAGCACTTGAACAGCTCTAAAAGGCTGATTTTTTTGTCCTCAAAAAGTCACTTCTCATTCCAAGATGGTAAGGTTCCTCTTAAAAAGAATAGCTTCCTCCACCTAGAGCTGAGCACATTTTGAATTGGCAGGTGCCTGGATGAAGAACAGGGAATGGAAGAACAATTTGGTTCGAAACAGacagaaacaaatacaaactTATATCATTACACTCAATATAGGGTGGTGGTGACGAACATGAATTTAGTTTTGAAACAAGATCTTCCTATTGTTTGTAGATGACAAGCCAGTCTTACAAAACAGATTATTTATCACCTCAAAACACAACAACATTTGAACTCTGAAACCAATAAAAAAAGTAAGTTCAACTGAATTAATGAATTCTTCTTCCATAGAAAGGAAATATatgttcccttccccctcccccccccaacagtGTTGGGATTAATTTGGTTTGGAggctttgttgtttttaagtaTGCATTGGAGAACAGAAGGTAGGAAGATGATGCTTAAACTCACAAGAACATTTAAAGTTGAACCGActtattgtcattaaaaaaagtaGACTAGTGCTCCCTTCCAACTGCTCCACAGTTTGCCAGctactttcctccctccccccagataCCTTACTTTAGAGTAAGGTATTGAGAACATTAAGCAGCTCTCTTAAAACCCAGACAAACCACATGCAACAGCCCCCCCAGACACAGTTTAGGAGACTCCACCCCCAATATTTATGATAGCGAGGAACTTCATTGCAGTGCCCCTCCCTAAGCCATAGACAGCAGCTCATCTAAGCCATAACTAAGCCACAGATACAGCCTTCCTTCACCCTTGCAAAGAGGTTGTCTAATCGGCACCATGCAGGCATTTGAGCACCTCATGGAGCAAGACATAGTGgcgcttctcctccttccccatcacCTTCCCCTGCAGTGTTCACAGCCATGCGCGTGCAGGTGTGCAGCCAGGCGCCAGCATCCACTCAGCAACTCAGAAGCTACTGAAAAGGCAGATATGGGAACCCTGGCCTCGTCTAGCTGACCATTTTTATGAACATCTTGGAAGCTTCATtatctttcccttccctctgtgcACGTTGACAGAAACCAGGCAGTAGGTTCAAAAGCTGTTAGGGCAGgaacacacgcatacacacaccagCTTGGCTGCTAAGCCAGGTTGTCAAGGCTAGAGAGACAGTTTAATACTTCCTATTTGCAGTGCCAAAAATCCCTACaagcagccagccaaagaggGGAGCGCAGCAGCGCAAAGGGCAGGGAATTTTAAGTGAGGCTACTGCACGAGaaggaaaacaaccaaccaaccccccACAG
This genomic interval from Struthio camelus isolate bStrCam1 chromosome 2, bStrCam1.hap1, whole genome shotgun sequence contains the following:
- the ESRP1 gene encoding epithelial splicing regulatory protein 1 isoform X2, coding for MTASPDYLVILFVTTAGTNGAKLGSDERELLQLLWKVVDLRSKELGRPHELLVRPEHPELTAECREVTEVDAESLALAPPLEQALRQFNQSVSNELNIGVGTSFCFCTDGQLHIRQVLHPEASKKNILLPECFYSFFDLRKEFKKCCPGSPDISKLDVAAMTEYLNLGKGSPALPYGSSQVEDMGNIILTLISEPYNHRFSDPERVNYKFESGPCSKMELVDDNAVIRARGLPWQSSDQDIARFFKGLNIAKGGAALCLNAQGRRNGEALVRFVSEEHRDLALQRHKHHMGNRYIEVYKATGEDFLKIAGGTSNEVAQFLSKENQVIVRMRGLPFNVTTEEVLTFFGQHCPVTGGKEGVLFVTYPDSRPTGDAFVLFACEEYAQNALKKHKDLLGKRYIELFRSTAAEVQQVLNRYSSTPLIPLPTPPILPVLPQQFVPPTSVRDCIRLRGLPYAATIEDILEFLGEFSADIRTHGVHMVLNHQGRPSGDAFIQMKSADRAFLAAQKCHKKTMKDRYIEVFQCSAEEMNFVLMGGTLNRNGLSPPPCLSPPSYSFPAPAAVVPTEAALYQPSMLLNPRTLQPSAAYYPAGAQLFMNYAAYYPSSLLLADVEVPMLFRADRCNPLRQQHATEDGLVYTNDPARTVSKEWIYI
- the ESRP1 gene encoding epithelial splicing regulatory protein 1 isoform X6, yielding MTASPDYLVILFVTTAGTNGAKLGSDERELLQLLWKVVDLRSKELGRPHELLVRPEHPELTAECREVTEVDAESLALAPPLEQALRQFNQSVSNELNIGVGTSFCFCTDGQLHIRQVLHPEASKKNILLPECFYSFFDLRKEFKKCCPGSPDISKLDVAAMTEYLNLGKGSPALPYGSSQVEDMGNIILTLISEPYNHRFSDPERVNYKFESGPCSKMELVDDNAVIRARGLPWQSSDQDIARFFKGLNIAKGGAALCLNAQGRRNGEALVRFVSEEHRDLALQRHKHHMGNRYIEVYKATGEDFLKIAGGTSNEVAQFLSKENQVIVRMRGLPFNVTTEEVLTFFGQHCPVTGGKEGVLFVTYPDSRPTGDAFVLFACEEYAQNALKKHKDLLGKRYIELFRSTAAEVQQVLNRYSSTPLIPLPTPPILPVLPQQFVPPTSVRDCIRLRGLPYAATIEDILEFLGEFSADIRTHGVHMVLNHQGRPSGDAFIQMKSADRAFLAAQKCHKKTMKDRYIEVFQCSAEEMNFVLMGGTLNRNGLSPPPCKLPCLSPPSYSFPAPAAVVPTEAALYQPSMLLNPRTLQPSAAYYPAGAQLFMNYAAYYPREGMQW
- the ESRP1 gene encoding epithelial splicing regulatory protein 1 isoform X1, whose amino-acid sequence is MTASPDYLVILFVTTAGTNGAKLGSDERELLQLLWKVVDLRSKELGRPHELLVRPEHPELTAECREVTEVDAESLALAPPLEQALRQFNQSVSNELNIGVGTSFCFCTDGQLHIRQVLHPEASKKNILLPECFYSFFDLRKEFKKCCPGSPDISKLDVAAMTEYLNLGKGSPALPYGSSQVEDMGNIILTLISEPYNHRFSDPERVNYKFESGPCSKMELVDDNAVIRARGLPWQSSDQDIARFFKGLNIAKGGAALCLNAQGRRNGEALVRFVSEEHRDLALQRHKHHMGNRYIEVYKATGEDFLKIAGGTSNEVAQFLSKENQVIVRMRGLPFNVTTEEVLTFFGQHCPVTGGKEGVLFVTYPDSRPTGDAFVLFACEEYAQNALKKHKDLLGKRYIELFRSTAAEVQQVLNRYSSTPLIPLPTPPILPVLPQQFVPPTSVRDCIRLRGLPYAATIEDILEFLGEFSADIRTHGVHMVLNHQGRPSGDAFIQMKSADRAFLAAQKCHKKTMKDRYIEVFQCSAEEMNFVLMGGTLNRNGLSPPPCKLPCLSPPSYSFPAPAAVVPTEAALYQPSMLLNPRTLQPSAAYYPAGAQLFMNYAAYYPSLLLADVEVPMLFRADRCNPLRQQHATEDGLVYTNDPARTVSKEWIYI
- the ESRP1 gene encoding epithelial splicing regulatory protein 1 isoform X5, producing MTASPDYLVILFVTTAGTNGAKLGSDERELLQLLWKVVDLRSKELGRPHELLVRPEHPELTAECREVTEVDAESLALAPPLEQALRQFNQSVSNELNIGVGTSFCFCTDGQLHIRQVLHPEASKKNILLPECFYSFFDLRKEFKKCCPGSPDISKLDVAAMTEYLNLGKGSPALPYGSSQVEDMGNIILTLISEPYNHRFSDPERVNYKFESGPCSKMELVDDNAVIRARGLPWQSSDQDIARFFKGLNIAKGGAALCLNAQGRRNGEALVRFVSEEHRDLALQRHKHHMGNRYIEVYKATGEDFLKIAGGTSNEVAQFLSKENQVIVRMRGLPFNVTTEEVLTFFGQHCPVTGGKEGVLFVTYPDSRPTGDAFVLFACEEYAQNALKKHKDLLGKRYIELFRSTAAEVQQVLNRYSSTPLIPLPTPPILPVLPQQFVPPTSVRDCIRLRGLPYAATIEDILEFLGEFSADIRTHGVHMVLNHQGRPSGDAFIQMKSADRAFLAAQKCHKKTMKDRYIEVFQCSAEEMNFVLMGGTLNRNGLSPPPCKLPCLSPPSYSFPAPAAVVPTEAALYQPSMLLNPRTLQPSAAYYPAGAQLFMNYAAYYPRFLQTF
- the ESRP1 gene encoding epithelial splicing regulatory protein 1 isoform X3, producing MTASPDYLVILFVTTAGTNGAKLGSDERELLQLLWKVVDLRSKELGRPHELLVRPEHPELTAECREVTEVDAESLALAPPLEQALRQFNQSVSNELNIGVGTSFCFCTDGQLHIRQVLHPEASKKNILLPECFYSFFDLRKEFKKCCPGSPDISKLDVAAMTEYLNLGKGSPALPYGSSQVEDMGNIILTLISEPYNHRFSDPERVNYKFESGPCSKMELVDDNAVIRARGLPWQSSDQDIARFFKGLNIAKGGAALCLNAQGRRNGEALVRFVSEEHRDLALQRHKHHMGNRYIEVYKATGEDFLKIAGGTSNEVAQFLSKENQVIVRMRGLPFNVTTEEVLTFFGQHCPVTGGKEGVLFVTYPDSRPTGDAFVLFACEEYAQNALKKHKDLLGKRYIELFRSTAAEVQQVLNRYSSTPLIPLPTPPILPVLPQQFVPPTSVRDCIRLRGLPYAATIEDILEFLGEFSADIRTHGVHMVLNHQGRPSGDAFIQMKSADRAFLAAQKCHKKTMKDRYIEVFQCSAEEMNFVLMGGTLNRNGLSPPPCKLPCLSPPSYSFPAPAAVVPTEAALYQPSMLLNPRTLQPSAAYYPAGAQLFMNYAAYYPSMQQRMDLYTQMIRPGQCPKNGFTFKGPSS